One window of the Methanococcus voltae genome contains the following:
- the mptA gene encoding GTP cyclohydrolase MptA: MLCDVQSKEPDIKVSLTRVGVTNLKKLVKIKRDPSKRDVVLVPTFEVFVDLPSNQKGIHMSRSPEVIGEVIERILSEEEIYGVEDLCIEIVKRLFEKHEYANRAEVFLVSDDYIMEEKSPVTHKKSQEVCKIMARAYGVKEEDKLIMKKMVGAEVVGITACPCAQDLLTQNAVNELKNNGFNDEEIVKILNSVTIATHNQRGIGTIMVEVPDNYEIGISKIIDIIKSSMSGEVYELLKRSDEAHVVQSAHKNPKFVEDCAREMIKRVVEEFTELPDNAEILIRQVNKESIHRHDAFAERFSTMEELRNELI, translated from the coding sequence ATGTTATGTGACGTTCAATCTAAAGAACCAGACATTAAAGTTTCACTTACTCGAGTAGGTGTTACTAATTTAAAGAAATTAGTTAAAATAAAAAGAGATCCTTCAAAGAGAGATGTGGTATTAGTACCTACTTTTGAAGTTTTTGTAGATTTACCATCTAATCAAAAAGGGATACATATGTCTAGAAGCCCTGAAGTAATTGGGGAAGTTATTGAAAGAATACTATCTGAAGAAGAAATTTATGGTGTCGAGGACTTATGTATTGAAATTGTAAAGCGCTTATTTGAAAAGCACGAATATGCAAATAGGGCTGAGGTTTTTTTAGTCAGTGATGATTATATTATGGAAGAAAAATCACCTGTTACACATAAGAAATCTCAAGAAGTATGTAAAATAATGGCTCGTGCATACGGCGTTAAAGAAGAAGACAAATTAATTATGAAGAAAATGGTTGGTGCTGAAGTTGTTGGTATTACCGCATGCCCTTGTGCACAGGATTTATTAACTCAAAATGCAGTAAATGAACTCAAAAACAATGGATTCAATGACGAAGAGATTGTTAAAATCTTAAATTCTGTTACAATTGCTACTCACAATCAAAGAGGTATTGGAACTATTATGGTAGAAGTGCCTGATAATTATGAAATAGGTATTTCTAAAATAATAGATATTATAAAATCTTCAATGAGTGGTGAGGTTTATGAGCTCTTAAAAAGAAGTGATGAAGCTCATGTGGTTCAATCCGCTCATAAAAATCCAAAATTTGTAGAAGATTGTGCTAGGGAAATGATAAAAAGAGTTGTGGAAGAGTTCACTGAATTACCTGATAATGCAGAAATATTAATAAGACAAGTTAATAAAGAAAGTATTCATAGACATGATGCTTTTGCAGAACGATTTTCCACTATGGAAGAGTTGAGAAATGAATTGATTTAA
- a CDS encoding TIGR00295 family protein, producing the protein MFEQSDFIKYLTILSKNCPDNVICHCIAVSAYAYDFTKTLKDNHNLDLNVIILGGLLHDIGRCKSHDIDHGIIGAGILKAMGLPKLANIAETHIGAGITLEESKVLNLPIKNYIPITLEEKIIANVDNLIFGTKRVSIDEVVLKFKKRDCSEDVIKRILNLYNELNKLRN; encoded by the coding sequence ATTTTTGAACAATCTGATTTTATTAAATATTTAACTATATTATCAAAAAATTGTCCGGACAATGTAATATGTCATTGTATAGCAGTTTCGGCATATGCTTATGATTTTACAAAAACCTTAAAAGATAATCATAATCTAGATTTGAATGTAATAATATTAGGTGGTTTATTACATGATATAGGGCGTTGTAAATCACATGATATCGATCATGGCATTATTGGTGCAGGAATACTCAAAGCCATGGGGTTACCAAAACTAGCTAACATCGCAGAAACACACATTGGCGCAGGTATCACATTGGAAGAATCAAAAGTATTGAATTTACCTATTAAAAATTATATCCCTATAACTTTGGAAGAAAAAATTATCGCAAATGTTGATAATTTAATTTTTGGGACAAAAAGAGTTTCTATTGATGAAGTAGTTCTTAAATTTAAAAAAAGAGATTGTTCGGAAGATGTAATAAAAAGAATTTTGAATTTATATAATGAATTAAATAAATTAAGAAATTAG
- a CDS encoding ATP-grasp domain-containing protein, which yields MTKILVVGVNTRPVVNSFKKMGFEVYSVSYYNPIDSYSDKSEYLVNDMQHGNFYSNYSEDKLLSLASNYEDLVDNYVICSGIFESENSKIPSWDTIGNSPKKINEISNKYNITKTLQNLGYKTPASKKINNKYQLEKFIEEFGEVILKPIYGCGGVGVIYINNKMLNIEFDLLNRLDVKYPILAQEYINSESYSVSYINSTYLAFNKQIISRSDFGNMYVGNITPYNPEFISKGFETQITEFSELIEVLDLKGMNGFDFMVKDGQPYIIDVNPRILGTYETLELSCNYNLAKVLLGAKCPKMKEVYHKRILFANEDFIFDKGIFKKFCTNIDDYIKDLPMNGARISKNEPICTLIYPKADKDLISDVII from the coding sequence ATGACTAAAATATTAGTAGTCGGTGTAAATACACGACCCGTAGTTAATTCTTTTAAAAAAATGGGTTTCGAAGTTTATTCTGTATCCTATTATAACCCAATTGATAGTTATTCCGATAAATCTGAATATTTAGTAAATGATATGCAACATGGTAATTTTTACAGTAATTATTCTGAAGATAAATTATTAAGTCTTGCTAGTAATTATGAGGATTTAGTGGATAATTATGTCATATGTTCAGGGATTTTTGAATCGGAAAATTCCAAAATTCCAAGCTGGGATACTATAGGTAACTCACCTAAAAAAATAAATGAAATAAGTAACAAATATAATATTACAAAAACTCTTCAAAATTTAGGGTATAAAACACCTGCATCTAAAAAAATAAATAACAAATATCAGCTTGAAAAATTCATAGAAGAATTTGGTGAAGTTATATTGAAGCCAATATATGGCTGTGGCGGTGTTGGGGTAATATATATAAATAATAAAATGCTAAATATAGAATTCGATTTATTAAATAGGTTGGATGTTAAATATCCTATATTAGCTCAAGAGTATATTAATTCAGAATCATATAGTGTATCATATATAAATTCTACTTATTTGGCCTTTAATAAGCAAATAATTTCAAGAAGTGATTTTGGAAATATGTATGTTGGGAATATTACACCTTACAATCCAGAATTTATTTCAAAAGGATTTGAAACACAAATTACTGAATTTTCCGAATTAATTGAAGTACTTGATTTAAAAGGTATGAATGGTTTTGATTTCATGGTTAAAGATGGTCAACCCTATATTATTGATGTAAATCCTAGAATTCTAGGCACTTATGAAACTTTGGAATTATCTTGTAATTATAATTTAGCAAAAGTTTTATTGGGTGCTAAATGTCCAAAAATGAAAGAAGTTTATCATAAGAGAATATTATTTGCTAATGAAGATTTCATATTTGATAAAGGTATTTTTAAAAAATTCTGTACTAATATTGACGATTATATTAAGGATTTACCGATGAATGGAGCACGTATTTCTAAAAACGAACCAATATGTACATTAATCTATCCTAAGGCAGATAAGGATTTAATTTCAGATGTTATTATTTAG
- the tfe gene encoding transcription factor E has translation MKYDKDDMYVMLENPLVQQVLFEVMDEDMMGFDVLSILIDLGEVTDDEISRQLDVKLNNIRKILYRLYEARLVNYNREKDEETNWYTYTWMPALEKLPGLVKKKMEKLISTLKDQLSMEEDNLFFYCQECEIKFTFEDAMDNCFKCPQCDGTLYEYDNNEDISNIKNQINYLEKEYTLNSLFS, from the coding sequence ATGAAATATGATAAAGATGATATGTATGTTATGTTAGAAAACCCATTAGTCCAACAGGTACTTTTTGAAGTAATGGACGAAGATATGATGGGTTTTGATGTATTATCTATTTTAATAGATTTGGGGGAAGTTACGGATGACGAAATATCCCGACAATTAGATGTAAAATTAAACAATATTCGTAAAATATTATATAGATTGTATGAAGCAAGATTGGTAAACTACAATAGGGAGAAAGACGAAGAAACAAACTGGTATACATACACCTGGATGCCTGCATTGGAGAAATTGCCTGGGTTGGTTAAGAAAAAAATGGAAAAATTAATTTCTACTTTAAAAGATCAATTATCTATGGAAGAGGATAATTTATTTTTCTATTGTCAAGAATGTGAAATAAAATTTACATTTGAAGATGCAATGGATAATTGTTTCAAATGTCCACAATGTGACGGTACTTTATATGAATATGATAATAATGAAGATATCTCAAATATTAAAAACCAGATAAATTATTTGGAAAAAGAATATACTTTGAACTCGTTATTTAGCTAA